A window of the Bradyrhizobium diazoefficiens genome harbors these coding sequences:
- a CDS encoding MATE family efflux transporter — protein MRPTRKRGEKIVRAKQKISLLERGNPRAANAMRKTAETKRASSWRHRLSKWIAGHHLRIELAETARLALPIALTQLGQIAMMATDLAYIGRIGTEAVAAAALAGMVLSVGLTFGAGVISAVGPLAAQACGAADAPLVRRSLRMGLWIAVVLWVPIMALPAHGERIVLALGHGPATARLAQQYLFGLAWGILPSLWFLAIRSFMAAVNRPTPALWITLAAIPINALLAYLLITGKLGLPQLDLFGAGLATSLVNCATFLAGLWFVTRCHPFRDYRVLLYLWRFDWPLMRQLIVVGTPISAAIFMESGLFSATALLMGVISTTAVAAHQIAFQVTTILFMISFCIGMAANVRIGHALGRNDLSAIRRAGLAAILLGVLIAAIATLAVIGARFEIAALFVGQAASNAGATIELTAALILVGASFFMTDALQSIAAGGLRGLKDTRVPLLFAAVAYWLIGLSLSYVLGFKTGLGAIGIWIGLSIGKAVYAALLVLRLQLLANRPGFASNRASNQG, from the coding sequence ATGCGGCCTACGCGCAAACGCGGCGAGAAGATCGTCCGAGCAAAGCAAAAGATCAGTTTGCTGGAGCGCGGCAATCCCCGGGCAGCCAATGCAATGAGAAAGACGGCAGAAACGAAGCGAGCATCATCGTGGCGTCACCGATTGTCGAAATGGATAGCTGGCCATCACCTCAGGATCGAACTCGCCGAAACCGCCAGACTTGCGTTACCAATAGCGCTAACGCAGCTTGGGCAGATTGCGATGATGGCGACAGATCTTGCCTATATCGGCCGCATCGGCACCGAGGCGGTTGCCGCAGCCGCCCTCGCCGGCATGGTCTTGTCGGTCGGCCTGACCTTCGGAGCAGGCGTGATATCAGCGGTAGGTCCGCTCGCCGCACAAGCCTGTGGTGCTGCCGATGCCCCCCTTGTTCGGCGTTCGCTGCGCATGGGCCTGTGGATCGCAGTTGTCCTGTGGGTGCCGATCATGGCCTTGCCGGCGCATGGCGAGCGAATTGTGCTTGCGCTAGGCCACGGCCCAGCGACGGCACGGCTTGCTCAGCAATATCTGTTCGGACTCGCCTGGGGCATCTTGCCGTCGCTGTGGTTCTTAGCGATCCGCAGCTTCATGGCAGCCGTCAACCGGCCAACGCCAGCCTTATGGATCACCCTCGCCGCCATCCCGATCAACGCGCTGCTGGCCTATCTGTTGATCACCGGCAAGCTTGGCCTGCCGCAACTTGACTTGTTCGGGGCGGGGCTTGCGACCAGTCTCGTGAACTGTGCGACTTTCTTGGCCGGTTTATGGTTCGTCACAAGGTGTCATCCCTTTCGTGACTACCGGGTGCTGCTCTATTTGTGGCGCTTCGACTGGCCACTGATGCGGCAGCTCATCGTGGTCGGCACGCCGATTTCGGCCGCCATTTTCATGGAATCGGGGCTTTTCTCTGCGACGGCGCTCCTGATGGGTGTGATCAGCACCACGGCGGTGGCCGCCCACCAGATCGCGTTCCAGGTTACCACGATCCTGTTCATGATTTCTTTTTGCATCGGCATGGCCGCCAACGTGCGGATCGGGCACGCACTCGGCCGCAACGATCTGTCGGCCATCAGGCGAGCTGGTTTGGCCGCCATCTTGCTCGGAGTCCTGATCGCGGCGATTGCTACGCTTGCGGTGATCGGCGCACGCTTTGAGATCGCCGCGCTGTTCGTCGGCCAAGCGGCCAGCAATGCCGGCGCGACGATCGAGCTGACTGCAGCGCTCATTCTTGTTGGGGCGAGCTTCTTTATGACTGACGCCTTGCAGAGCATTGCGGCGGGTGGCTTGCGCGGTCTGAAGGACACGCGCGTGCCGCTCCTTTTCGCCGCCGTCGCTTACTGGCTGATTGGCCTTTCGCTCAGTTACGTGCTCGGCTTCAAAACCGGCCTCGGCGCCATCGGCATCTGGATTGGCTTGTCGATCGGCAAGGCCGTTTACGCGGCGCTCCTTGTGCTCCGCTTGCAGCTCTTGGCGAACAGACCTGGGTTCGCTTCAAATCGAGCGTCGAACCAGGGGTAG